A stretch of the Nicotiana tabacum cultivar K326 chromosome 6, ASM71507v2, whole genome shotgun sequence genome encodes the following:
- the LOC107818821 gene encoding coatomer subunit beta'-2 isoform X2: protein MVSLLVSRKLAQRSERVKCVDLHPTEPWILASLYSGTVCIWNYQTQTMVKSFEVTELPVRSAKFIARKQWVVAGADDMFIRVYNYNTMDKVKVFEAHTDYIRSVAVHPTLPYVLSSSDDMLIKLWDWDKGWVCTQIFEGHSHYVMQVTFNPKDTNTFASASLDRTIKIWNLGSPDPNFTLDAHLKGVNCVDYFTGGDKPYLITGSDDHTAKVWDYQTKSCVQTLEGHTHNVSAVCFHPELPIIITGSEDGTVRIWHATTYRLENTLNYGLERVWAIGYMRSSRRVVIGYDEGTIMVKIGREEPVASMDNSGKIIWAKHNEVQTVNIKSVGADYEVTDGERLPLAVKELGTCDLYPQSLKHNPNGRFVVVCGDGEYIIYTALAWRNRSFGSALEFVWSSDGEYAVRESTSRIKIFSKNFQEKKSIRPTFSAERIYGGTLLAMCSNDFICFYDWADCRLIRRIDVNVKNLYWADSGDMVAIASDTSFYILKYNRDVVSAHLDSGRSVDEQGVEEAFELLYEINERVRTGIWVGDCFIYNNSSWRLNYCVGGEVTTMFHLDRPMYLLGYLANQSRVFLIDKEFNVIGYTLLLSLIEYKTLVMRDDWDRANELLPSIPKEHHNSVARFLESRGMVEEALEVATEPDYRFELAIQLGKLDIAKDIAVVAQSESKWKQLGELAMSAGMLEMAEECLKFANDLSGLLLLYSSLGDAEGITELANFAKEQGKNNVTFLCMFLLGKVEECIQLLVDSNRIPEAAFMARSYLPSKVSEIVAIWRKDLSKVNQKAAEALADPEEYPNLFENWQVACAVEARVAEERGGYPPATEYLNHADRSTNNLVEAFNNMRMDEDPLENGDTDHEVAQQSGDEVQELEADDAQNEEQEEAVVVDADSTDGAVLINGNEADEEWVLTPRH from the exons ATGGTGAGTTTGTTAGTTTCA AGGAAACTTGCTCAAAGATCAGAAAGGGTAAAGTGCGTGGATCTACATCCTACAGAGCCATG GATATTGGCAAGTTTGTATTCGGGGACTGTTTGCATCTGGAACTACCAGACCCAG acaatggttaaatctTTCGAAGTTACTGAATTACCAG TTAGGTCAGCAAAGTTTATAGCACGCAAGCAGTGGGTTGTTGCTGGTGCTGACGATATGTTTATTCGTGTATACAATTACAATACCATGGACAAGGTCAAAGTCTTTGAGGCGCACACTGATTATATTAGGTCTGTGGCTGTTCACCCTACTCTACCATATGTGCTGTCATCTTCTGATGACATGCTTATAAAGCTCTGGGACTGGGATAAGGGATGGGTATGCACTCAAATTTTTGAGGGTCATTCCCATTATGTGATGCAAGTCACATTTAATCCGAAAGACACCAATACATTTGCCAGTGCATCTCTTGATCGGACTATAAAG ATTTGGAACCTCGGCTCCCCTGACCCAAACTTCACGTTGGATGCGCATCTGAAAGGGGTTAATTGTGTAGACTATTTCACTGGTGGTGATAAACCTTATCTGATAACGGGTTCTGATGACCACACTGCTAAG GTGTGGGACTATCAGACAAAAAGTTGTGTCCAGACTCTTGAAGGCCATACACACAATGTGTCCGCCGTATGTTTTCATCCTGAGCTTCCTATTATAATTACGGGATCTGAAGATGGTACAGTTCGTATATGGCATGCAACCACTTATAG ACTTGAGAACACTTTGAATTACGGTCTTGAAAGAGTTTGGGCAATTGGTTACATGAGAAGTTCAAGAAG GGTTGTAATCGGTTATGATGAGGGAACTATCATGGTAAAAATTGGTCGAGAAGAACCAGTTGCCAGCATGGATAACAGTGGAAAAATTATATGGGCTAAGCACAATGAAGTTCAAACAGTCAACATCAAGAGTGTGGGGGCGGATTATGAG GTTACTGATGGAGAAAGGTTGCCTTTGGCTGTCAAGGAATTGGGAACTTGTGACCTCTATCCACAA AGCTTGAAGCATAACCCAAATGGAAGGTTCGTTGTTGTTTGTGGAGATGGAGAGTATATCATATATACTGCTCTAGCATGGAGAAATAGGTCATTTGGTTCAGCACTGGAATTTGTTTGGTCTTCTGATGGAGAATATGCTGTTAGGGAAAGTACGTCAAGGATTAAGATCTTCAGCAAAAATTTCCAG GAAAAGAAGAGCATCCGTCCTACTTTCTCAGCTGAGCGCATCTATGGAGGTACTCTATTGGCGATGTGCTCAAATGATTTTATTTGCTTTTATGATTGGGCTGACTGCAGGCTGATACGGCGAATTGATGTTAATGTGAAG aaCCTCTACTGGGCTGACAGTGGTGATATGGTGGCAATTGCAAGTGATACATCCTTCTACATACTTAAGTATAAT CGTGATGTGGTTTCTGCCCATTTAGATAGTGGAAGATCAGTAGATGAGCAAGGCGTTGAAGAAGCTTTTGAACTTCTTTATGAGATAAATGAACGGGTCAGGACGGGAATTTGGGTTGGCGATTGCTTCATTTACAATAATTCTTCATGGAGACTTAACTACTGTGTCGGCGGTGAG gtGACCACAATGTTTCATTTAGACCGGCCTATGTACCTGCTTGGATATCTGGCTAACCAGAGTAGGGTTTTCCTGATTGACAAAGAGTTCAA TGTCATTGGATATACTTTACTGCTCAGCTTGATCGAATACAAGACACTTGTGATGCGTGATGACTGGGACAGAGCAAATGAGTTGCTGCCATCGATTCCTAAGGAGCACCATAATAG TGTTGCTCGTTTCTTGGAGTCGCGAGGTATGGTAGAGGAAGCATTAGAAGTTGCAACAGAGCCTGACTACAGATTTGAACTAGCCATACAGCTGGGAAAATTAGATATTGCAAAG GATATTGCAGTGGTAGCTCAGAGTGAGTCCAAGTGGAAGCAGTTGGGTGAACTAGCCATGTCTGCTGGAATG CTGGAGATGGCAGAGGAATGTCTGAAGTTTGCCAATGACTTGAGTGGTCTGTTGCTACTCTATTCTTCACTAGGAGATGCTGAAGGAATAACTGAACTGGCAAATTTTGCCAAAGAGCAGGGGAAAAACAATGTCACATTCCTCTGCATGTTCCTTTTGGGTAAAGTGGAGGAATGCATTCAGCTATTGGTTGATAG CAACCGGATACCTGAGGCTGCTTTTATGGCTAGATCTTATCTGCCAAGTAAGGTTTCTGAAATAGTTGCAATTTGGAGGAAGGATCTCAGTAAG GTTAACCAGAAAGCAGCAGAAGCTTTGGCTGATCCTGAAGAATATCCTAATCTGTTTGAGAACTGGCAAGTTGCATGTGCTGTTGAAGCTAGAGTTGCAGAGGAAAG GGGTGGCTACCCACCAGCAACTGAGTATTTAAATCATGCTGATAGATCAACTAACAACCTTGTAGAGGCTTTCAACAACATGAGAATGGATGAAGATCCACTTGAAAATGGAGATACGGACCACGAG GTTGCACAACAGAGTGGTGATGAGGTACAAGAATTGGAGGCAGATGATGCACAAAATGAGGAACAAGAAGAGGCTGTGGTCGTGGATGCTGACTCTACTGACGGTGCAGTACTCATTAATGGAAACGAGGCAGACGAAGAGTGGG TGCTTACACCACGTCACTAG
- the LOC107818821 gene encoding coatomer subunit beta'-2 isoform X1: MPLRLEIKRKLAQRSERVKCVDLHPTEPWILASLYSGTVCIWNYQTQTMVKSFEVTELPVRSAKFIARKQWVVAGADDMFIRVYNYNTMDKVKVFEAHTDYIRSVAVHPTLPYVLSSSDDMLIKLWDWDKGWVCTQIFEGHSHYVMQVTFNPKDTNTFASASLDRTIKIWNLGSPDPNFTLDAHLKGVNCVDYFTGGDKPYLITGSDDHTAKVWDYQTKSCVQTLEGHTHNVSAVCFHPELPIIITGSEDGTVRIWHATTYRLENTLNYGLERVWAIGYMRSSRRVVIGYDEGTIMVKIGREEPVASMDNSGKIIWAKHNEVQTVNIKSVGADYEVTDGERLPLAVKELGTCDLYPQSLKHNPNGRFVVVCGDGEYIIYTALAWRNRSFGSALEFVWSSDGEYAVRESTSRIKIFSKNFQEKKSIRPTFSAERIYGGTLLAMCSNDFICFYDWADCRLIRRIDVNVKNLYWADSGDMVAIASDTSFYILKYNRDVVSAHLDSGRSVDEQGVEEAFELLYEINERVRTGIWVGDCFIYNNSSWRLNYCVGGEVTTMFHLDRPMYLLGYLANQSRVFLIDKEFNVIGYTLLLSLIEYKTLVMRDDWDRANELLPSIPKEHHNSVARFLESRGMVEEALEVATEPDYRFELAIQLGKLDIAKDIAVVAQSESKWKQLGELAMSAGMLEMAEECLKFANDLSGLLLLYSSLGDAEGITELANFAKEQGKNNVTFLCMFLLGKVEECIQLLVDSNRIPEAAFMARSYLPSKVSEIVAIWRKDLSKVNQKAAEALADPEEYPNLFENWQVACAVEARVAEERGGYPPATEYLNHADRSTNNLVEAFNNMRMDEDPLENGDTDHEVAQQSGDEVQELEADDAQNEEQEEAVVVDADSTDGAVLINGNEADEEWVLTPRH; the protein is encoded by the exons ATG CCTCTGAGGTTGGAGATTAAG AGGAAACTTGCTCAAAGATCAGAAAGGGTAAAGTGCGTGGATCTACATCCTACAGAGCCATG GATATTGGCAAGTTTGTATTCGGGGACTGTTTGCATCTGGAACTACCAGACCCAG acaatggttaaatctTTCGAAGTTACTGAATTACCAG TTAGGTCAGCAAAGTTTATAGCACGCAAGCAGTGGGTTGTTGCTGGTGCTGACGATATGTTTATTCGTGTATACAATTACAATACCATGGACAAGGTCAAAGTCTTTGAGGCGCACACTGATTATATTAGGTCTGTGGCTGTTCACCCTACTCTACCATATGTGCTGTCATCTTCTGATGACATGCTTATAAAGCTCTGGGACTGGGATAAGGGATGGGTATGCACTCAAATTTTTGAGGGTCATTCCCATTATGTGATGCAAGTCACATTTAATCCGAAAGACACCAATACATTTGCCAGTGCATCTCTTGATCGGACTATAAAG ATTTGGAACCTCGGCTCCCCTGACCCAAACTTCACGTTGGATGCGCATCTGAAAGGGGTTAATTGTGTAGACTATTTCACTGGTGGTGATAAACCTTATCTGATAACGGGTTCTGATGACCACACTGCTAAG GTGTGGGACTATCAGACAAAAAGTTGTGTCCAGACTCTTGAAGGCCATACACACAATGTGTCCGCCGTATGTTTTCATCCTGAGCTTCCTATTATAATTACGGGATCTGAAGATGGTACAGTTCGTATATGGCATGCAACCACTTATAG ACTTGAGAACACTTTGAATTACGGTCTTGAAAGAGTTTGGGCAATTGGTTACATGAGAAGTTCAAGAAG GGTTGTAATCGGTTATGATGAGGGAACTATCATGGTAAAAATTGGTCGAGAAGAACCAGTTGCCAGCATGGATAACAGTGGAAAAATTATATGGGCTAAGCACAATGAAGTTCAAACAGTCAACATCAAGAGTGTGGGGGCGGATTATGAG GTTACTGATGGAGAAAGGTTGCCTTTGGCTGTCAAGGAATTGGGAACTTGTGACCTCTATCCACAA AGCTTGAAGCATAACCCAAATGGAAGGTTCGTTGTTGTTTGTGGAGATGGAGAGTATATCATATATACTGCTCTAGCATGGAGAAATAGGTCATTTGGTTCAGCACTGGAATTTGTTTGGTCTTCTGATGGAGAATATGCTGTTAGGGAAAGTACGTCAAGGATTAAGATCTTCAGCAAAAATTTCCAG GAAAAGAAGAGCATCCGTCCTACTTTCTCAGCTGAGCGCATCTATGGAGGTACTCTATTGGCGATGTGCTCAAATGATTTTATTTGCTTTTATGATTGGGCTGACTGCAGGCTGATACGGCGAATTGATGTTAATGTGAAG aaCCTCTACTGGGCTGACAGTGGTGATATGGTGGCAATTGCAAGTGATACATCCTTCTACATACTTAAGTATAAT CGTGATGTGGTTTCTGCCCATTTAGATAGTGGAAGATCAGTAGATGAGCAAGGCGTTGAAGAAGCTTTTGAACTTCTTTATGAGATAAATGAACGGGTCAGGACGGGAATTTGGGTTGGCGATTGCTTCATTTACAATAATTCTTCATGGAGACTTAACTACTGTGTCGGCGGTGAG gtGACCACAATGTTTCATTTAGACCGGCCTATGTACCTGCTTGGATATCTGGCTAACCAGAGTAGGGTTTTCCTGATTGACAAAGAGTTCAA TGTCATTGGATATACTTTACTGCTCAGCTTGATCGAATACAAGACACTTGTGATGCGTGATGACTGGGACAGAGCAAATGAGTTGCTGCCATCGATTCCTAAGGAGCACCATAATAG TGTTGCTCGTTTCTTGGAGTCGCGAGGTATGGTAGAGGAAGCATTAGAAGTTGCAACAGAGCCTGACTACAGATTTGAACTAGCCATACAGCTGGGAAAATTAGATATTGCAAAG GATATTGCAGTGGTAGCTCAGAGTGAGTCCAAGTGGAAGCAGTTGGGTGAACTAGCCATGTCTGCTGGAATG CTGGAGATGGCAGAGGAATGTCTGAAGTTTGCCAATGACTTGAGTGGTCTGTTGCTACTCTATTCTTCACTAGGAGATGCTGAAGGAATAACTGAACTGGCAAATTTTGCCAAAGAGCAGGGGAAAAACAATGTCACATTCCTCTGCATGTTCCTTTTGGGTAAAGTGGAGGAATGCATTCAGCTATTGGTTGATAG CAACCGGATACCTGAGGCTGCTTTTATGGCTAGATCTTATCTGCCAAGTAAGGTTTCTGAAATAGTTGCAATTTGGAGGAAGGATCTCAGTAAG GTTAACCAGAAAGCAGCAGAAGCTTTGGCTGATCCTGAAGAATATCCTAATCTGTTTGAGAACTGGCAAGTTGCATGTGCTGTTGAAGCTAGAGTTGCAGAGGAAAG GGGTGGCTACCCACCAGCAACTGAGTATTTAAATCATGCTGATAGATCAACTAACAACCTTGTAGAGGCTTTCAACAACATGAGAATGGATGAAGATCCACTTGAAAATGGAGATACGGACCACGAG GTTGCACAACAGAGTGGTGATGAGGTACAAGAATTGGAGGCAGATGATGCACAAAATGAGGAACAAGAAGAGGCTGTGGTCGTGGATGCTGACTCTACTGACGGTGCAGTACTCATTAATGGAAACGAGGCAGACGAAGAGTGGG TGCTTACACCACGTCACTAG